In the genome of Burkholderiales bacterium, the window GCGAGGGTGATGCCGATACCGAGTTCATCGATGCCGTTGATTAATACGATTTCTCCCGCCCGCGCTTCTTCGAGCGGCACGCGGTTCAGGCCCTGAAAACCGAAAATCTGGTTGACGCGCGCTTTTTTCGGCGTGTTTTTCCCATCGACCAGCATCACATCCTGCGCAGCCTTCAGCGTGCCGCGCGCGATGCGGCCGATGCCGATGCGTCCGACGAAGCTCGAATAATCGAGCGCGCTGATTTGCAACTGCAAGGGCTCATCGGGATTGCCGCGCGGCGACGGGACATGTTTCAGGATGGCATCGAACAGCGGGCGCATGTCGTTGCTTTCGGTTTTCAGATCCGGAGTCGCATAGCCGAGCAGGGCCGACGCATAGATCACCGGAAAATCGAGCTGCTCTTCCGAGGCGTCGAGCTTGTGAAACAGCTCGAACGTGTGGTCGACAACCCATGTCGGACGTGCGCCCGGACGGTCGATCTTGTTGACGACGACGATAGGCTTCAAGCCTTGCGCCAGCGCCTTGCGCGTGACGAAGCGCGTCTGCGGCATCGGGCCATCGACCGCATCGACCAGCAGCAGCACGCCATCGACCATCGACAGCACGCGCTCGACTTCGCCGCCGAAATCGGCGTGGCCGGGCGTATCGACGATATTGATATGCGTGCCCTGGTAATCGACCGCGGTATTCTTGGCGAGGATGGTGATGCCGCGCTCGCGTTCGAGATCGTTCGAATCCATCACGCGCTCGGCGATATGCTGATGCGCGGCAAACGCGCCGGCCTGGTGCAGCAGCTTATCGACCAGCGTGGTTTTGCCGTGATCGACGTGGGCGATGATGGCGATGTTGCGAAGAGGACGTCCCGTTACGGGCGAGTGCGGCATGGTATTCCAACGTGAGGGCTGCGAAGGGGCGGGATTCTAACACATAGGGGTTTCGTTCTTGCCGCAACTGCGTATAATCGCGGCTCCGGCCTCCTTGGCCGGTCGCTGTCTGACCCTTCTTCGAATAAAGCGCTGGCGCATACAAGCACACCTGCTTACCACCGCCGCTTATTTCTGTTCCGGCAAATCTACGGAAACGCTGGGTGAGAGTAACAGCCCAGTGTGCTGCCCACACTTCGAAAGTTTCGCATAGGCCGTCATCGCACGGGCGATGATCCAGTTATTCGCCGGATCAAATCCGCGCGAACGTAACCCCTTGGCGAAGCGATCTTGTGTCGGCGGCGCGATTTTTCGTGCCTTTTAGGGAACCTCATGTCATTCGAAAATCTGAATTTACATCCGCTGCTCGTCAAAGCAATTGCCGACAGCGGCTACACTGAATCAACCCCGATCCAGGCCGCCGCCATTCCGGAATTGCTGGCAGGAAGCGACGTCATGGCCTCGGCGCAAACCGGCAGCGGCAAAACCGCCGCGTTCATTCTGCCCGCGTTGCAGCGCTTGATCGAACCTTCCGTGCTGAAGACGCGCGGCCCGCGCATTCTGGTTTTGACGCCGACGCGTGAACTCGCGCTGCAAGTCACGGCCGCCGCAGACAAATACGGTAAGCACATGCAGCGGCTGCGTACCGTCAGCATCCTCGGCGGCATGCCTTATCCGCTGCAGAATAAACTGCTGTCGCAGCCGATCGACATTCTGGTCGCTACGCCGGGCCGGCTGATCGATCATATCGATCGCGGCCGTATCGATTTTTCGCGCCTGGAAATGCTGGTGCTTGACGAAGCCGACCGCATGCTCGACATGGGCTTCATCGAGGATGTCGAACGCATCGCCCTGGCGACGCCGGCGACGCGCCAGACCGTGCTGTTTTCGGCCACGCTCGAAGGCAGCATCGCCAAACTCGCGCGGCGTTTGTTGAAAGAGCCGAAGCTGATTCAGATCGCCGAACCCAAAGCGCGCCAGGAACATATCGAACAGCGCGTCCACCACGTCGACGATCTCGCGCACAAAAAGCGTTTGCTCAATCATCTGCTGCGCGACACCGAATTGAATCAGGCGATCGTGTTCATCGCCACCAAGCGCGACGCCGATACGCTCGCGGACGAGCTGTACGCGCAAGGCCACAGCGCGTCGGCGTTGCATGGCGATATGGGGCAACGCGACCGCATTCGCACACTGACGCGGCTGCGCACCGGTCAACTGCGCGTGCTGGTTGCAACCGACGTTGCTGCGCGCGGCATCGACGTACTCGGCATCACGCATGTAATCAACTACGATTTGCCGAAAATCGCCGAAGACTACGTGCATCGGATTGGCCGCACCGGTCGCGCCGGCGCTACCGGCATCGCGATTTCGTTTGCCGGCGGCAAGGACACGATGCAGTTGCGAAAGATCGAGCGCTTCACGGGCAAAAGCATGACGGCGCACGTCGTCGCCGGCTTCGAACCATCGCGTACCAGACACGCGCCGAAGGTCAGCTACAAGAGCGCCAGCGCCAACAACAATCGTGATGGCAACGCCACTGCGAACGATGCGCAGCGTCGCGGCGCTCCGTCGGGCAACCGCGTCTTCAAGGACGATCCCAAACCGGCTGCACGACCCTACGCGCGCGATGGTGTGAAGACGCGTTCCTGGAGCGATGGTCCGGAAAGAAGCTCGAGATCGGCGGCGCCCGGTGGTAGATCGAATCGCCCGCAAGCTGGGCGTTCTCCTGGTTCGAGGCGGCCGAGCCGTTTCACTTCCTGATCGGATTCAGGCGACTCGTTGTCCGGCACGCTGCGCACGCCGGCCCTTCCCAGCAAGTGGGTAGGGAGCAAATCGTCGAGCGCTTGGATCGGGCCCACCGGGCTAAGCGATCCTGCGCAACGTCGCCAATGGCGGCGCGTTCAGCGCCACGCGGGTTCCCAGCATACCTAGAGCCAGCACCCCAATCGCCCCGCAGACAATGCCGATCGGCCAGACCACAGGGCTACCGATGTAAGGCAGGTGCAACACGCGATCGGCCACCACGAAGGCCAATACGCTCGCGCCCGCGGCTGCGAGCAAGCCGGCCAACGCACCAATCGCGATAAACTCCGCGGCCTGCGCCTTTGCCAGCTGCCGCCGGCTGGCGCCCAAGGCGCGCATGATCGCGGCTTCGAACACGCGCTCGTCCTGCGTAGATGCGAGCGCCGCGAACAGCACGACGAGACCGGATGCGAGCGTGAACAGAAACACGAACTCGACCGCGCTCACCACCTGATCCATGATTTTTTGTACTTGCATGACGACCGCGGCGACATCGATGACCAGCATGTTCGGAAAAGACTTGACGAGATCGTTCAGCACACCGGCGCGTTCCGCCGGCAAATGAAAGCTGGTGACATAGCTGGCCGGATAATCGTCAAGCACGCCGGGCGCCGCGAGCACGAAAAAATTGACGCGGAACGAATCCCAATCGACCTTGCGCAGGCTGGCCACTCTGGCCTCCATGGTCTGGCCGGCGATATCGTAAGTCAGCGTATCGCCGAGCTTGATGTTCAAGGTTTCGGCGATCCCCTGCTCGACCGATAGCCATGCTTCGCCCTCACCACTTTCGAGTTCGTCCCACCATCGGCCCGCGATCAGCCGATTGTCGTCGGCCAGTTCCTGCCCCCACGACAGATTGAATTCGCGCTCGACCAAGCGCTTCGCTCTGTCGTCATCGATATAGGCTTCCGGCGAAATGGTGTTGCCGTTGATCGCGGTCAGACGGCCGCGCACCATCGGGTACATTTGCGGTGGTGAAATTCCTTTTGCCGCAAAGAATTCGCCGAGGCTCTGCAATTGATCCGGCTGGATGTTGATCACGAAGCGGTTCGGCGCATCAGGCGGCAAACTGCCTTTCCAGGCATTCAGCAGATCGCCGCGAATCAAGGTCAGCACCAGGAGCGCCATGATGCCGAGCGCAAGCGCGACGATCTGGATCACGCTGCCAAGGGCGCGGCGGCGCATATTGGCGATGCCGTAGCGCCAGCTTATGCCGCCGCTATTCGCGCCTCGCAGCAATTTCAGCAGCAGCCAGACCAGCGCGGCGGATACGAGCAGCGCAGCGCTGAAGCCGGCAAGCATGTACAGGCCGAGCGTCAGATCGTAGGCTTTCCACAGGATCAGCGCGCTGATCGAGGCGAAGCCCAAGACATAGCTGAGCACGCCGATGCCGCCCGGCGCGCCGAGTTCGCGGCGCATCACCCGCAAGGTCGGCACTTTGCCGAGCGTTACCAGCGGCGGCAAGGCAAACCCGAGCAGCAGCAACAAGCCGGCGGCAAAACCGTGCAACGCCGGCAACAACGAAGCCTGCGGCAATTCGCCTGCCACAAACGAGCCGAGAAAATGGGCGAGCGCGTATTGCGCGCCATAGCCGATCGCGCAGCCGACCGCGCTGGCCGCGAAGCCGAGAATGACAAATTGCTGGACGTAGAGCTGCAGGATGCGGCCCTGGCTCGCACCCAGACAACGCATGACCGCGCAGCCGTCGAGGTGGCGCTGCAAAAATCGGCGAGCGGCAAGCGCGACCGCAGCCGCGGCAAGTATCACGGCGACCAGCGAAGCCAGCCCGAGAAACGAGCCTGCGCGTTCCAGCGCCGAGCGTATTTCGGGGCGCGCATCGCGGATGCTTTCGATCCGTTGACCCGGCCCGATGCGCGCCGCCGCCCATTCGCGGTAATCGTCGACCGTCCGCGCGTCGCCTGCGATCAGCAACTGATAGCGTATGCGGCTGCCTGGCTGAATCAGACCGGTCGCCGGCAAATCTGCGTAATTCAGTACCAGGCGCGGCGCGAGATTCATAAATCCCACCGCCGCATCGGGCTCCTGCAGCAGCACGGCGGCGACATTCAGGCGAGCGTCGCCGATCTTGAGGGCATCGCCGATTTTGAGCTGCATGCGGTTGTAAAGTTTGTCGTCGACCCATACCGTTCCCGGCGCTGGAATGGCTTTGGCGTTGCGTGCCTCGCTAAATGGAGCATCGGCGATTTTAATTTGGCCGCGCAGCGGGTAACCGGGTGTGACAGCGCGTATCTGGCTTAACAGCGCCTCTTCGCTTTGCGCGCCCCCGGTCCCCGGCTTAATGCCCGCCGGGGCAGGCGACGGGGAAGGAGAAAAACGGTCTGGCTTTGCTCCCTCCCCACTTGCTGGGGAGGGTTGGGGTGGGGAGGGTTGGGAGCGCAGCGTACCGGAAAGAGCGGAGGATGGTTCCAATACCCCCTCCACTGGGGAGGGTCGGGATCCGGATGGAGGCGGCGCATCCGTCTGCGAAGCCGATCCATCGACTCGAGTCACCATGCTCGGGAAGCGCGCCGTGCGCGCGTTCGACAGGCCGGCATCGCGCGCGCGAATGGCATACTCCTCCGGCCAATACCGATCGGAAACAAGCAGCAGATCGCCGCCCAGCAATTGATTGGCTTGCCGGCTCAACGCGCGTTCGACGCGGTCGGCGAAAAAGCCTACGGTCGCCACACTCGAAACGGCGATCACCAGCGCCAGCGCGAGTAAATGCAACTCGCCGGCGCGCGCATCGCGCATCAACATGCGCCACGACAACTTGCCGGCCGCTAACGCGTTCAAGCGAGCGCCTGCTGTAAAACCGCGCCGCCGATCAGCCGCCCGGCGGCGAGACGCAGGCGGCGGGCGCAGCGCTGGGCAAGCGCTTCATCGTGAGTGACCAGCACCAGCGTGGTCTGATTCTCGCGATTCAGCTCGAACATCAGCTCGATGATTTCGGCGCCGGTCGCGGCATCGAGATTGCCTGTCGGTTCGTCGGCGAACACGATTTTTGGCCTGCCGGCGAACGCGCGCGCGATGGCGACACGCTGTTGCTCGCCGCCCGACAATTGTTTCGGATAATGGCCGAGCCGCTCGCCGAGTCCGACCCGCACGAGCAACGCGCGCGCCGCATCATCCGGCCTCGAATGCGCCGCGAGTTCGAGCGGCAGCATCACATTCTCCAGTGCTGTCAATGCCGGCAACAGTTGAAACGACTGGAACACGAAGCCCGCCATTCGACCGCGCAAGGCAGCGCGGCCATCCTCGTCGAGCGCGAACAAGTCACGGCCGCCGAGCACAACTTTTCCTTTGCTCGGTGTATCGAGCCCAGCCAGGAGCCCAAGCAGGGTTGACTTCCCTGAACCGGAAACCCCGAGAATGGCGACCGCCTCGCCCGCTGCGACATCGAAACTTATGTCGTCGAGTATGGTCAGGGCAGTAGCGTCGACACCGACTGTCTTCACCAGGCCGATGGCCTGCACGATGGCGCCGGTAACCGGAACAGTATTCAGGGGACTTATGGAATCCATGGAATCGATTTTCAAGCGTGTCCTTATCGTGATTTTGCTGGCACTAGTGCCGCTGGGCTCAGCACGGCTCGGCGTTGCCGCGTCCTCTTCCGCGCCGACCATACTGGTGTTCGGCGACAGCCTTTCGGCCGGCTACGGCATCGGGCTCGAGCGAAGCTGGGTGAATCTGCTGCAGCAACGGCTACAGCGCGAAGGTTACGATTACAGAGTTGCGAATGCGAGCATAAGCGGTGAAACGACGCTCGGCGGCAAGAACCGCATCGCAGCCGCGTTGAGAACCCATAGCCCGCAAATCGTGATTGTCGAACTCGGCGCCAATGACGGCTTGCGCGGATCATCGATAAAATCGATGCGCAGCAACCTCGCTGCGATCATCGACCAGGCTAAAAAAACCGGCGCCCGCGTGCTGCTGGTCGGCATCAAGCTACCCCCGAATTACGGCATGGATTACACTCGGAAGTTCCAGGATGTATACACGGCGCTCGCGCGCGAAAACAAGATAGCGCTTGCGCCATTCATGTTCGAAGGCTTCGCCGAACAAAGCGAGTTCTTCCTCGCCGATTCGGTACACCCGAACGAACGCGCGCAAGCGACGATACTGGACAATATATGGACGCCGCTCGCGCCGTTGCTGAAAGCGGCGCCCGGGCATGCCGGGCATGCGTATAATTGAAGCCGGACGACAGGAATTTGCAGACTTAGGGGAGAATGAAATGAACGATGACATGAAACATGAAGCGAACGATCAGCCGTTGCCTGACTACGAAGTTGAATTCATTCCAGCCGAGCGCAGATTGAACGACCGGCGCGGCGTTCAAGCTTCGAGCGGCTATACGGGACCGGAGCGGCGCGCCGGGCCGCGTCGGGATCGCCGTACCTCCGACGTGCAGTCAGGAAGCCTGTAACTCCCGCATTCGATCAGCAGGCTATCAATCAGATCGGCCGAAACGCGAACTCATTACGGACCCATCTACCCTGCCCGGCTCGACAGCTCCCTGCCCAGCTAGTGTTCGCGGAAGTTGTAGCGGTTCATCAGATCATACAAGGTCGGCCGGCTTATCCCGAGAAACTCCGCGGCTTTGGCGATATTCCCATCGGTCCGGCTCAAGGCTTGCGTCAGCGCCTTGCGCTCGGCCGCTTCGCGCACCTGGCGCAGATTCATCGGTTCAGGCTCGCGAAGATCGATCGGCAAGCCGAGGTCGGAGACGCCGATTTGCGGGCTTTCGGCCATGATCACCGCGCGCTTGATGCAGTTTTCCATCTCGCGCACATTACCCGGCCAGTGATACCTTTCGATCGCGTTTAACGCCTCTTCCTTGAAGCCCAGAACAGTGCGGTTGTTGTTTGCGCTGAAACGATTGCGGTAGGTATGCGCGAGCAGCGTCGCGTCGCCCGAGCGATCGCGCAGCGGCGGTATCGTGATGACGATTTCGCTCAGGCGATAAAACAGATCTTCACGAAAGCGGTTGATCTTGATCAGTTCGCGCAGGTTCTGGTGCGTC includes:
- a CDS encoding DEAD/DEAH box helicase, with product MSFENLNLHPLLVKAIADSGYTESTPIQAAAIPELLAGSDVMASAQTGSGKTAAFILPALQRLIEPSVLKTRGPRILVLTPTRELALQVTAAADKYGKHMQRLRTVSILGGMPYPLQNKLLSQPIDILVATPGRLIDHIDRGRIDFSRLEMLVLDEADRMLDMGFIEDVERIALATPATRQTVLFSATLEGSIAKLARRLLKEPKLIQIAEPKARQEHIEQRVHHVDDLAHKKRLLNHLLRDTELNQAIVFIATKRDADTLADELYAQGHSASALHGDMGQRDRIRTLTRLRTGQLRVLVATDVAARGIDVLGITHVINYDLPKIAEDYVHRIGRTGRAGATGIAISFAGGKDTMQLRKIERFTGKSMTAHVVAGFEPSRTRHAPKVSYKSASANNNRDGNATANDAQRRGAPSGNRVFKDDPKPAARPYARDGVKTRSWSDGPERSSRSAAPGGRSNRPQAGRSPGSRRPSRFTS
- a CDS encoding FtsX-like permease family protein, producing the protein MNALAAGKLSWRMLMRDARAGELHLLALALVIAVSSVATVGFFADRVERALSRQANQLLGGDLLLVSDRYWPEEYAIRARDAGLSNARTARFPSMVTRVDGSASQTDAPPPSGSRPSPVEGVLEPSSALSGTLRSQPSPPQPSPASGEGAKPDRFSPSPSPAPAGIKPGTGGAQSEEALLSQIRAVTPGYPLRGQIKIADAPFSEARNAKAIPAPGTVWVDDKLYNRMQLKIGDALKIGDARLNVAAVLLQEPDAAVGFMNLAPRLVLNYADLPATGLIQPGSRIRYQLLIAGDARTVDDYREWAAARIGPGQRIESIRDARPEIRSALERAGSFLGLASLVAVILAAAAVALAARRFLQRHLDGCAVMRCLGASQGRILQLYVQQFVILGFAASAVGCAIGYGAQYALAHFLGSFVAGELPQASLLPALHGFAAGLLLLLGFALPPLVTLGKVPTLRVMRRELGAPGGIGVLSYVLGFASISALILWKAYDLTLGLYMLAGFSAALLVSAALVWLLLKLLRGANSGGISWRYGIANMRRRALGSVIQIVALALGIMALLVLTLIRGDLLNAWKGSLPPDAPNRFVINIQPDQLQSLGEFFAAKGISPPQMYPMVRGRLTAINGNTISPEAYIDDDRAKRLVEREFNLSWGQELADDNRLIAGRWWDELESGEGEAWLSVEQGIAETLNIKLGDTLTYDIAGQTMEARVASLRKVDWDSFRVNFFVLAAPGVLDDYPASYVTSFHLPAERAGVLNDLVKSFPNMLVIDVAAVVMQVQKIMDQVVSAVEFVFLFTLASGLVVLFAALASTQDERVFEAAIMRALGASRRQLAKAQAAEFIAIGALAGLLAAAGASVLAFVVADRVLHLPYIGSPVVWPIGIVCGAIGVLALGMLGTRVALNAPPLATLRRIA
- a CDS encoding ABC transporter ATP-binding protein, which produces MDSISPLNTVPVTGAIVQAIGLVKTVGVDATALTILDDISFDVAAGEAVAILGVSGSGKSTLLGLLAGLDTPSKGKVVLGGRDLFALDEDGRAALRGRMAGFVFQSFQLLPALTALENVMLPLELAAHSRPDDAARALLVRVGLGERLGHYPKQLSGGEQQRVAIARAFAGRPKIVFADEPTGNLDAATGAEIIELMFELNRENQTTLVLVTHDEALAQRCARRLRLAAGRLIGGAVLQQALA
- a CDS encoding arylesterase — encoded protein: MESIFKRVLIVILLALVPLGSARLGVAASSSAPTILVFGDSLSAGYGIGLERSWVNLLQQRLQREGYDYRVANASISGETTLGGKNRIAAALRTHSPQIVIVELGANDGLRGSSIKSMRSNLAAIIDQAKKTGARVLLVGIKLPPNYGMDYTRKFQDVYTALARENKIALAPFMFEGFAEQSEFFLADSVHPNERAQATILDNIWTPLAPLLKAAPGHAGHAYN